A single window of Solanum dulcamara chromosome 5, daSolDulc1.2, whole genome shotgun sequence DNA harbors:
- the LOC129888434 gene encoding uncharacterized protein LOC129888434: MSRSSDILLCVFLLLGICISIVNATSREPKRENNKELFGTSSILWWWRRHNAPSIGWWWRRHPIKSSPPTHMAPSPSPVDNTASPTHAAASPIDDVVSPPHTAPSWAPTPTTSCIKMDDCVSDLITSVFKRKISLSTQCCKVVSTISDNCFYKGFTHAKRVPFFLSKVRNYCSHHQGLN, from the coding sequence ATGTCGAGATCAAGTGATATATTATTATGTGTCTTTCTCTTGTTGGGTATTTGCATAAGCATCGTTAACGCTACCTCAAGGGAACCCAAAAGAGAAAACAACAAGGAGTTGTTTGGTACTTCTTCAATTCTATGGTGGTGGCGTCGTCATAATGCACCTTCAATCGGATGGTGGTGGCGGCGTCACCCAATAAAATCATCACCACCAACTCACATGGCTCCATCTCCGTCTCCCGTTGATAATACAGCTTCACCAACTCATGCGGCTGCATCCCCAATTGATGATGTGGTTTCGCCACCGCACACGGCTCCCTCTTGGGCCCCGACTCCTACGACTTCTTGCATTAAGATGGACGATTGTGTATCAGATTTGATCACTTCCGTTTTCAAGCGTAAAATTTCATTATCCACACAATGTTGTAAAGTCGTTTCAACAATTTCAGATAATTGCTTTTACAAAGGGTTCACACACGCCAAGAGAGTACCATTTTTCTTAAGCAAAGTCAGGAACTATTGCAGTCATCATCAAGGATTGAATTAA
- the LOC129889521 gene encoding uncharacterized protein LOC129889521, giving the protein MAVEAANQPKIRWGELEDDAEDLDFLLPPKQVIGPDQNGLKKIVEYKFNEEGNKVKITTTTRIRKLANARLSKGAVERRSWPKFGDAVHEDVGARLTMVSTEEIILERPRAPGSKQDEAKSGGDSLAQIGKAGAVLMLCRTCGKKGDHWTSKCPFKDLAQPSETFVDRPPSREAPAAGTGSQKSAYVPPSMRGGAAERGSGGGTEMRRRNEENSVRVTNLSEDTREADLLELFRPFGHVSRVYVAIDQKTGMSRGFGFVNFVNREDAERAINKLNGYGYDNLILRVEWAAPRAT; this is encoded by the exons ATGGCGGTGGAAGCTGCAAATCAACCAAAAATTCGATGGGGTGAGCTAGAAGATGATGCGGAGGATTTGGATTTCCTTTTACCGCCGAAGCAAGTAATTGGGCCAGATCAGAATGGGTTGAAGAAAATAGTGGAATACAAGTTTAACGAGGAAGGAAACAAGGTAAAAATCACTACTACAACGCGTATTCGCAAGCTTGCGAATGCTAGGCTTAGTAAAGGCGCTGTCGAGCGCCGGTCTTGGCCTAAGTTTGGTGATGCTGTTCATGAGGATGTTGGTGCTCGTCTTACCATGGTTTCTACTGAGGAGATTATTCTTGAGCGTCCTAGAGCTCCCG GTTCGAAGCAGGACGAAGCTAAATCTGGTGGAGACTCTTTGGCTCAAATTGGGAAAGCAGGGGCTGTTCTTATGTTGTGTAGGACCTGTGGCAAGAAGGGTGATCATTGGACATCAAAATGCCCCTTCAAGGATCTTGCTCAGCCGAGTGAGACCTTTGTGGATAGGCCACCGTCAAGGGAAGCACCTGCTGCTGGGACTGGTTCTCAAAAGAGTGCTTATGTTCCTCCGAGCATGAGAGGTGGTGCTGCAGAGAGAGGAAGTGGTGGGGGAACTGAGATGAGAAGAAGGAATGAAGAAAACTCTGTTAGGGTCACCAACCTTTCCGAGGACACTCGGGAGGCTGATTTGTTGGAGCTGTTCCGTCCATTTGGTCACGTCAGCAGAGTGTATGTTGCGATTGATCAAAAGACAGGAATGAGCAGAGGATTTGGTTTTGTCAACTTTGTCAACAGAGAAGATGCTGAGAGGGCCATAAACAAGCTCAATGGTTATGGTTATGACAATCTCATCCTTAGAGTTGAATGGGCTGCTCCCAGAGCTACTTAG
- the LOC129889522 gene encoding F-box/FBD/LRR-repeat protein At1g13570-like isoform X2 — protein MEIPVADRISSLPYNVLEQILRPLPLRDVIRTSILSREWRYKWVEVCSELVFDANVDNRLLKTIIYQVLLIHQGPLRKFSLLARNSGLFPDIAHWILFLSKKNVQEFLLRCPCDSNFHLPSHLFKFHDLRKLELGGCKFYPPPDFKAFTNLVTLNLRYVTFEPTCFQTLVSSSPYLECVTLDCCTPFDNFSVDAPALKFFKISGSTKSICFENTPLLEEIIMGPISIEISKSFAVPKPQVTLHNINQLNFKFVYCNVIQQAAYALHLISNCPNLERLRLMFHMCNSSKHVVECFIHHLRLQTKPLSALNQLKRVDVKLMLFSKLEMEFVQYVLLSATALEIICIVTCVKFSQRGMKMMEKMKQSSPNVEFIYKEVDYITFMNSEKE, from the exons ATGGAGATCCCTGTTGCAGATAGAATTAGCAGTTTGCCTTACAATGTTCTCGAGCAAATTCTGAGACCCTTGCCTTTGCGTGATGTAATAAGGACAAGTATTTTGTCAAGGGAATGGAGGTACAAATGGGTAGAAGTATGTTCAGAACTAGTGTTTGATGCTAATGTTGACAACCGTCTCTTGAAAACAATTATTTACCAAGTTCTGTTAATCCATCAAGGACCACTACGCAAATTTAGCCTCCTCGCCCGTAACTCTGGGCTTTTCCCTGATATTGCTCACTGGATTCTGTTTCTGTCGAAGAAAAATGTCCAAGAATTCTTACTTAGGTGTCCTTGCGACTCGAACTTTCATCTTCCTTCTCATTTATTCAAATTTCATGATCTAAGAAAACTGGAACTTGGTGGTTGTAAATTCTACCCTCCTCCTGACTTTAAAGCTTTTACCAACCTTGTTACCCTTAACTTGCGGTATGTGACCTTCGAGCCCACATGTTTTCAGACCCTCGTTTCAAGTAGCCCATATCTTGAATGTGTAACATTGGACTGTTGCACACCATTTGATAACTTCAGTGTTGATGCACCTGCTCTCAAATTCTTTAAAATTAGCGGATCAACAAAATCCATTTGCTTCGAAAATACCCCTCTACTTGAGGAAATTATAATGGGACCAATTTCTATTGAGATTTCAAAG TCCTTTGCAGTACCAAAACCTCAGGTAACACTGCACAACATCAATCAATTAAACTTCAAGTTTGTTTACTGCAATGTGATTCAGCAGGCTGCATATGCGCTTCACTTGATCAGCAACTGCCCCAATTTAGAAAGGCTCCGACTTATG TTTCACATGTGTAATTCCTCGAAGCATGTTGTGGAATGTTTTATCCATCACTTGCGATTGCAAACTAAGCCACTTAGTGCATTGAATCAACTCAAAAGGGTGGATGTAAAACTGATGCTGTTTTCTAAACTTGAAATGGAATTTGTGCAGTATGTATTGCTATCTGCAACTGCACTCGAGATAATATGCATTGTGACTTGTGTAAAATTCAGTCAGAGGGGAATGAAAATGATGGAGAAGATGAAGCAATCATCACCCAATgtagaatttatatacaaagaaGTGGATTACATTACTTTTATGAACTCAGAAAAAGAGTGA
- the LOC129889522 gene encoding F-box/FBD/LRR-repeat protein At3g26920-like isoform X1: protein MGRGSLVVKEVMKGKPGVKARLLLPFTICFSSRIAVINMEIPVADRISSLPYNVLEQILRPLPLRDVIRTSILSREWRYKWVEVCSELVFDANVDNRLLKTIIYQVLLIHQGPLRKFSLLARNSGLFPDIAHWILFLSKKNVQEFLLRCPCDSNFHLPSHLFKFHDLRKLELGGCKFYPPPDFKAFTNLVTLNLRYVTFEPTCFQTLVSSSPYLECVTLDCCTPFDNFSVDAPALKFFKISGSTKSICFENTPLLEEIIMGPISIEISKSFAVPKPQVTLHNINQLNFKFVYCNVIQQAAYALHLISNCPNLERLRLMFHMCNSSKHVVECFIHHLRLQTKPLSALNQLKRVDVKLMLFSKLEMEFVQYVLLSATALEIICIVTCVKFSQRGMKMMEKMKQSSPNVEFIYKEVDYITFMNSEKE, encoded by the exons ATGGGCAGAGGTTCTCTCGTCGTGAAAGAAGTAATGAAAGGGAAGCCCGGGGTCAAAGCGCGTTTGTTGTTGCCTTTCACCATCTGCTTTTCCTCGAGAAT AGCTGTCATTAATATGGAGATCCCTGTTGCAGATAGAATTAGCAGTTTGCCTTACAATGTTCTCGAGCAAATTCTGAGACCCTTGCCTTTGCGTGATGTAATAAGGACAAGTATTTTGTCAAGGGAATGGAGGTACAAATGGGTAGAAGTATGTTCAGAACTAGTGTTTGATGCTAATGTTGACAACCGTCTCTTGAAAACAATTATTTACCAAGTTCTGTTAATCCATCAAGGACCACTACGCAAATTTAGCCTCCTCGCCCGTAACTCTGGGCTTTTCCCTGATATTGCTCACTGGATTCTGTTTCTGTCGAAGAAAAATGTCCAAGAATTCTTACTTAGGTGTCCTTGCGACTCGAACTTTCATCTTCCTTCTCATTTATTCAAATTTCATGATCTAAGAAAACTGGAACTTGGTGGTTGTAAATTCTACCCTCCTCCTGACTTTAAAGCTTTTACCAACCTTGTTACCCTTAACTTGCGGTATGTGACCTTCGAGCCCACATGTTTTCAGACCCTCGTTTCAAGTAGCCCATATCTTGAATGTGTAACATTGGACTGTTGCACACCATTTGATAACTTCAGTGTTGATGCACCTGCTCTCAAATTCTTTAAAATTAGCGGATCAACAAAATCCATTTGCTTCGAAAATACCCCTCTACTTGAGGAAATTATAATGGGACCAATTTCTATTGAGATTTCAAAG TCCTTTGCAGTACCAAAACCTCAGGTAACACTGCACAACATCAATCAATTAAACTTCAAGTTTGTTTACTGCAATGTGATTCAGCAGGCTGCATATGCGCTTCACTTGATCAGCAACTGCCCCAATTTAGAAAGGCTCCGACTTATG TTTCACATGTGTAATTCCTCGAAGCATGTTGTGGAATGTTTTATCCATCACTTGCGATTGCAAACTAAGCCACTTAGTGCATTGAATCAACTCAAAAGGGTGGATGTAAAACTGATGCTGTTTTCTAAACTTGAAATGGAATTTGTGCAGTATGTATTGCTATCTGCAACTGCACTCGAGATAATATGCATTGTGACTTGTGTAAAATTCAGTCAGAGGGGAATGAAAATGATGGAGAAGATGAAGCAATCATCACCCAATgtagaatttatatacaaagaaGTGGATTACATTACTTTTATGAACTCAGAAAAAGAGTGA